In Heptranchias perlo isolate sHepPer1 unplaced genomic scaffold, sHepPer1.hap1 HAP1_SCAFFOLD_122, whole genome shotgun sequence, the following are encoded in one genomic region:
- the LOC137308156 gene encoding probable G-protein coupled receptor 139, with protein sequence MDFQYLFHQLRTLKVFKDVQKIYYPLLAAAGVPLNLVTIVILSRGKCGLSKCVTRYLVSMAAADLLIVIIDLIFRQIPIVYSEQFLFLLYIPVCNIHAVLLYAATDCSVWFTVTFTFDRFVAICCQKLKTKYCTEKTAAVVLGTVTVLSCFKDITWYFMYTGKYKLDNDPWFCSVTPGVTDSQLWTAIELLHYILTPFVPFVLILLLNALIVKYILVANRARRRLRGHDSGESASDPEMVSRRKSIILLFVISGNFILLWAMLMMQSVWNRMYYVLGVFSALPRFVQEAGFMLQLLSCSTNTFIYAVTQTKFRDQLKNVVNYPFTVIVKFIK encoded by the exons ATGGATTTTCAATACCTTTTCCATCAACTTCGGACACTAAAAGTATTTAAGGATGTGCAGAAGATTTActatcccctcctcgctgctgctGGTGTTCCTC ttaacttagtaacgattgtgatcctgtctcggggaaagtgcggtctctccaaatgtgtcactcgctacctggtgtccatggcagcggcggatctactgatcgttatcatcgatctgatattcaggcagattccgattgtttattCCGAACAATTTCTTTTTCTATTGTAcattcccgtgtgtaatatccacgccgtcctgctttatgcagctacagactgttctgtctggttcacagtcactttcacctttgatcgatttgtggccatttgttgccaaaagctgaaaactaaatattgtactgagaaaacggcggctgtggttctaggaacagtgactgtgctgagctgtttcaaggacatcacctggtactttatgtatacgGGTAAATATAAACTTGATAATGATCCGTGGTTTTGCTCCGTTACACCCGGAGTTACTGATTCACAATTGTGGacagcaatcgaactccttcattatattctcaCCCCGTTTGTCccgtttgttctgattctgctgctcaatgctttaatcgTCAAATACATTTTAGTGGcaaacagagcccgcaggagactccggggccacgacagtggggagagtgcgagtgacccagagatggtgagccgaaggaaatccatcattttactgtttgttatctcggggaatttcatcctgttatgggcaATGCTTATGATGCAATCTGTATGGAACCGTATGTATTATGTTCTTGGTGTTTTTTCAGCTCTTCCTAGATTTGTACAAGAAGCAGGATTTATGCTGCAACTTCTTAGTTGTAGcacaaacacttttatttatgcagtgacccagactaaattcagagaccagttgaaaaatgtggtgaattatcccttcactgtaattgttaaattcattaaataa